One window of the Silurus meridionalis isolate SWU-2019-XX chromosome 24, ASM1480568v1, whole genome shotgun sequence genome contains the following:
- the LOC124378530 gene encoding FERM domain-containing protein 7 isoform X2 — MQQNICGPGRPPTEVLQAFGETGTGRYLFALQIKQDLANGSLTCNDNSAALLVSHILQAELGDYNEELDAHHLENKQYVPNQEYLDHKIIRFHKKHRGHTPALSDIHLLEVARKLDMYGIRPHPAHDGEGMRINLAVTHLGVLIFQGNTKINTFSWAKIRKLSFKRRNFLIKLHTEAGPSRRDMVEFTMASRDICKTFWKMCVEYHAFFRLAEEPKPYQKSLFSSKGSSFRYSGRTQKQLLEGVGTGEHRHVPFERSKFRLGHESRQCKSSPDLLTDVSKQLYEQAYQFPHLDDSKQGPNVLAEGLVRSCPLSRLAPRSSRVASPKQRSMSTSAAERQGRSFQRPGARRHQSPSSQHLVLLYPNSSHLQFHPVLPTFPLATYPFLLQDPTSSSLDRLTQAHQGIKPMKYLPRQTGHSFSPASSLSPPQRQQRLERLQLSGIGLASSRLYPLPEGPLGVGLNRRHNIGRTEAGHYSDDSSFQSALPSRASSQPDVKFQRPSLATSAAAYASEFRPLGYYPHLSQHRIPTRPTYLPLSPSPLPERPTSLCVLSTGSYSDSDSELFYPCYCPAVGKVVHSGPLAHLRFSSGSLQLDEEDGEDGEDGEEEKRRRGRYV, encoded by the exons cagagCTTGGGGATTACAATGAAGAGTTGGATGCACACCACCTAGAAAATAAGCAATATGTTCCAAATCAGGAATACTTGGACCACAAGATTATTCGTTTTCATAAAAAACACAG AGGTCACACTCCAGCCCTGTCAGATATACATTTGCTGGAGGTTGCTCGGAAATTGGATATGTATGGCATTCGACCACATCCTGCCCATGATGGGGAGGGCATGAGGATTAATTTGGCTGTTACCCACCTGGGGGTGTTAATATTTCAG GGTAACACGAAAATTAATACCTTCAGCTGGGCCAAGATTCGCAAGCTGAGTTTCAAGAGGAGAAATTTCCTTATCAAACTACACACAGAGGCTGGG CCTTCACGGAGGGACATGGTTGAGTTCACAATGGCAAGCAGAGACATTTGTAAAACCTTCTGGAAGATGTGTGTGGAGTATCATGCCTTCTTTCGTCTAGCTGAGGAGCCCAAACCATATCAAAAGTCATTGTTTTCCAGCAAAGGATCAAGTTTCAGATATAG TGGCAGGACACAAAAGCAACTTTTAGAGGGTGTTGGCACTGGGGAACACAGGCATGTACCATTTGAGAG GTCAAAATTCAGGCTTGGCCATGAATCTCGGCAATGCAAGTCATCCCCAGACTTGCTTACTGATGTTTCCAAACAG CTTTATGAGCAAGCCTATCAGTTCCCCCACCTTGATGATTCAAAGCAAGGGCCAAATGTGCTTGCTGAAGGGCTTGTCCGATCGTGTCCCTTGTCAAGACTGGCGCCCAGATCTAGCAGGGTTGCATCTCCTAAACAGCGTTCCATGTCTACTTCAGCAGCAGAGCGTCAAGGCAGAAGCTTTCAAAGGCCTGGGGCAAGGAGACATCAGTCCCCTAGTTCTCAGCACTTAGTCCTTCTCTATCCCAACAGTTCTCACCTGCAATTCCATCCAGTGCTGCCAACTTTCCCTTTGGCAACTTACCCTTTTTTACTACAAGATCCAACATCATCATCCTTAGACCGTCTTACACAAGCTCACCAGGGTATCAAGCCTATGAAGTATTTACCTAGGCAAACAGGACACTCTTTTTCACCTGCGTCCTCTTTGTCACCACCACAACGGCAACAGCGTCTGGAAAGGCTTCAACTCTCTGGAATTGGATTGGCTTCATCTAGACTGTACCCTTTACCAGAGGGACCACTGGGGGTGGGGTTAAACAGAAGGCACAACATAGGAAGAACAGAAGCTGGGCACTACAGTGATGACTCTTCCTTTCAAAGTGCATTACCTTCCCGGGCCTCAAGCCAACCTGATGTAAAGTTCCAAAGACCTTCACTAGCTACTTCAGCTGCTGCATATGCCTCAGAGTTTCGGCCTCTAGGGTATTATCCTCATCTGTCACAACACAGAATCCCTACTAGGCCAACCTATCTTCCACTAAGCCCTTCTCCTTTGCCAGAAAGACCCACATCTTTATGTGTCCTCAGCACAGGCAGTTACAGTGATTCAGACTCAGAACTCTTTTATCCATGTTACTGTCCTGCTGTAGGGAAAGTGGTACATTCTGGTCCGCTAGCACATTTGCGGTTCTCATCTGGAAGCCTCCAACTAGATGAAGAAGAtggagaagatggagaagatggagaagaggagaagaggagaagaggacGATATGTGTGA